One segment of Ureibacillus thermophilus DNA contains the following:
- the folA gene encoding type 3 dihydrofolate reductase, translating into MISLIVAHDKNRVIGYNNQMPWHLPGDLKYFKETTMGKPLIMGRKTFESIGRPLPGRRNIVITRNKEYHHEGIEVASSLEEALKLAGNAEEIMVIGGEQIFKLALPIADRLYITQIHHEFKGDTYFPEYGDEWKIVSASEKYETKEGYMYQYLVYERK; encoded by the coding sequence ATGATTTCATTAATCGTAGCCCATGACAAGAATCGAGTAATTGGTTATAACAATCAGATGCCTTGGCATTTGCCAGGAGACTTAAAATATTTTAAAGAAACGACGATGGGAAAACCGTTAATTATGGGAAGAAAAACATTCGAATCCATCGGTCGCCCTTTGCCTGGAAGAAGAAATATTGTCATTACAAGAAATAAGGAATACCACCATGAAGGAATTGAAGTGGCTTCAAGTTTAGAAGAGGCATTGAAACTTGCTGGCAATGCAGAGGAAATTATGGTGATTGGCGGGGAACAAATTTTTAAGTTGGCCCTTCCCATAGCAGACCGATTATATATTACCCAAATCCATCATGAATTTAAGGGGGATACCTATTTCCCAGAGTATGGAGATGAGTGGAAAATCGTATCAGCTAGCGAAAAATATGAAACAAAAGAAGGATATATGTATCAATATCTTGTATATGAAAGAAAATAA
- a CDS encoding GntR family transcriptional regulator, whose translation MKRPMDLAYEYIKERILNGIFLPSQKLNESDLAKEIGVSRNTIKKALLKLEQEHLVQTEENKGATVKAYTLEEVLNYFEIREALEELIINSSTLRLSDEAIQKLETIHEQMGIYLNEGKFDDYSSLNKEFHKIIYEACSNQQAVELVNMIIAQLMKYHLRTILVPGRNVDSYNEHKAILEALKNRDPEAAKKAMRTHIANIRKVIEENHNFLM comes from the coding sequence ATGAAGAGACCTATGGATTTAGCTTATGAGTATATTAAAGAAAGGATATTAAATGGGATTTTCCTTCCTTCCCAAAAATTAAACGAAAGTGACCTAGCAAAAGAAATAGGTGTCAGTCGAAATACAATTAAAAAAGCATTATTGAAGCTTGAACAAGAACATCTTGTTCAAACCGAAGAAAACAAGGGAGCAACCGTTAAAGCATACACTTTGGAGGAAGTGTTGAATTACTTTGAAATCAGGGAAGCATTGGAAGAACTGATCATCAACAGTTCAACCCTTCGTTTAAGCGATGAAGCTATTCAAAAATTAGAAACCATACATGAACAAATGGGAATTTATTTAAATGAAGGAAAGTTTGATGATTACTCCTCCCTAAATAAAGAGTTTCATAAAATTATTTATGAAGCTTGCTCCAATCAACAAGCCGTTGAATTGGTCAATATGATCATAGCGCAATTAATGAAATACCATCTCCGCACTATTCTTGTTCCAGGACGAAATGTTGATTCTTACAATGAACATAAAGCAATTCTTGAAGCGCTTAAAAATCGAGATCCAGAAGCAGCGAAAAAAGCGATGCGTACACATATTGCCAATATTCGAAAAGTCATTGAAGAAAACCATAATTTCTTAATGTAG
- a CDS encoding type II toxin-antitoxin system PemK/MazF family toxin produces MPKEALDRGNFIILNFHPQAGCEQAGTRIAIVLSPKAFNEATNFTAVCPITNQQKGYPYEVELPKEGIFVKDGHPITGSILTDQVKTLDLSARYYKILKKYDPKDEQIEIIDEIIEECLAKIETFLGF; encoded by the coding sequence ATGCCGAAAGAAGCGTTAGACAGAGGGAATTTTATTATTTTAAATTTTCATCCGCAAGCTGGCTGTGAACAAGCGGGTACAAGGATTGCTATTGTTTTGTCACCAAAAGCTTTTAACGAAGCAACGAATTTTACGGCTGTTTGTCCGATTACGAATCAACAAAAAGGTTATCCCTATGAAGTTGAATTGCCGAAAGAAGGTATCTTCGTTAAAGATGGCCATCCAATTACCGGTTCCATTTTAACCGATCAAGTCAAAACATTAGATTTATCTGCACGCTACTATAAAATTTTAAAGAAGTATGATCCTAAAGATGAACAAATTGAAATTATTGACGAAATCATCGAGGAATGTTTAGCCAAAATTGAAACATTTTTAGGGTTTTAA
- a CDS encoding 4-carboxy-4-hydroxy-2-oxoadipate aldolase/oxaloacetate decarboxylase translates to MQKYVIKDFERPSRKIIETFKEFDVSTVYEAQGKQGLFHHSIKPVQYGKTICGPAVTVTCPAGDNLMIHAAIEVCKPGDILVVSTIGESVSGMIGELIVRALMYRGVQGLIIEAGIRDLRAIRELEFPVWSKSVYSEGTTKNRGGWVNAPAICGGVEVNPGDIILADDDGVVVVKKEDIDSTLEATQKRIEKEQGTKEKIAKGELSLDFYQLREVLQKENVIYYDHIHDVK, encoded by the coding sequence ATGCAAAAATATGTGATAAAAGATTTTGAACGCCCTTCTAGAAAAATCATTGAAACCTTTAAAGAATTTGATGTTTCCACTGTATACGAAGCACAAGGAAAACAAGGATTATTCCATCATTCCATTAAACCTGTTCAATATGGCAAAACGATTTGCGGCCCTGCTGTTACTGTAACTTGTCCAGCAGGCGACAACTTGATGATTCATGCTGCCATTGAAGTGTGCAAACCTGGCGATATTTTAGTCGTTTCCACTATAGGCGAAAGTGTTTCTGGCATGATCGGGGAATTGATTGTACGCGCATTAATGTACCGCGGTGTACAAGGGCTTATTATTGAAGCTGGCATTCGCGATTTAAGAGCCATTCGTGAATTAGAATTCCCTGTCTGGTCAAAATCCGTTTACTCAGAAGGTACAACAAAAAATCGCGGCGGCTGGGTGAATGCACCTGCCATCTGTGGCGGAGTAGAAGTAAATCCAGGTGATATTATTTTGGCGGATGATGATGGCGTTGTCGTTGTGAAAAAAGAAGATATTGATTCCACATTAGAAGCAACGCAAAAACGAATTGAAAAAGAACAAGGTACAAAAGAAAAAATTGCTAAGGGTGAATTAAGCCTAGATTTCTATCAATTGAGAGAAGTACTTCAAAAAGAAAATGTAATATATTACGATCATATTCACGATGTCAAATAA
- a CDS encoding 2-hydroxyacid dehydrogenase, with product MYKIFVTSKVSDSALNILKSVGEVEVWEKEETLNGKTLLEKIKEKDAVLTMVNNFVTDDIIQQAPKLKVIGNCGVGYNNIDIASAEKHGVIVTNTPDVLNDATADLTWAMILGIARRIVEADKFVREGKFTGWLPHLFIGNMVYGKKLGIIGLGRIGRAVCKRAKGFKMEVYYYNRNPLPKAQEEALNATYKNLEDLLRECDYITIHAPLNEDSHHLIGRDELNLMKKDAYLINTSRGPLIDEQALYEHLKDGKIAGAALDVYEHEPEIVEGLLGLDNVMLLPHIGSATYETRTNMAELAAKNIANVLSGKEPLTPVTKGWRK from the coding sequence ATGTATAAGATTTTTGTTACAAGCAAAGTTAGTGATTCTGCCTTAAATATACTGAAATCTGTTGGAGAAGTAGAAGTTTGGGAAAAGGAAGAAACTTTGAATGGAAAAACTCTACTGGAGAAAATCAAAGAAAAAGATGCGGTTCTTACGATGGTGAATAATTTTGTGACTGATGACATCATCCAGCAAGCACCGAAATTAAAAGTCATTGGAAATTGCGGTGTCGGGTACAACAATATTGATATCGCTTCTGCAGAAAAGCATGGAGTGATTGTTACAAACACGCCTGATGTGTTAAATGATGCGACAGCTGATTTAACTTGGGCGATGATTCTTGGCATTGCAAGAAGAATCGTTGAAGCGGATAAGTTTGTTCGGGAAGGGAAATTTACCGGATGGCTTCCTCATTTATTTATCGGCAATATGGTTTATGGCAAAAAATTAGGAATTATTGGACTTGGAAGAATTGGAAGAGCTGTGTGCAAAAGAGCCAAAGGATTCAAAATGGAAGTGTACTATTATAATCGAAATCCGTTACCGAAAGCGCAAGAAGAAGCATTGAACGCAACCTATAAAAATTTAGAAGATTTGCTAAGGGAATGCGATTACATCACCATTCATGCTCCTTTGAATGAAGACTCTCACCATTTAATAGGGCGAGATGAATTAAACTTGATGAAAAAAGATGCCTATTTAATCAATACATCCCGAGGTCCATTAATTGATGAACAAGCATTGTATGAACATTTAAAAGATGGAAAAATTGCGGGAGCGGCTTTAGATGTATACGAACATGAGCCTGAAATTGTAGAGGGTCTCTTGGGATTGGATAATGTGATGTTGCTTCCTCATATTGGAAGCGCCACTTATGAGACGCGGACAAACATGGCGGAACTAGCGGCTAAAAATATCGCCAATGTGCTTTCAGGAAAAGAGCCGTTAACTCCTGTGACGAAAGGTTGGAGAAAATGA
- a CDS encoding EcsC family protein: METKEQLLAYLKEIETWEKKQKDLFFWEKLGRIPFKLLDRITPKWIQKKIGELVDELGSYIQTGGKYLVSEEAMLKWINQLSSYKKIQSLGDIKNLPLEDMIKISEGLAKNRAAFASIQGATTGVGGLFSLVVDIPMILGISLKTLQEIAMIYGYDPKDKKERIFIVKCLQFANADIVGKEAILKDLSMIDEKSSADVIQQLKGWQEVFYTFRDQFGWKKFFQAIPIAGILFGSIANKNMIETIAETGDMLYRKRRVKERLKEMPSL, encoded by the coding sequence TTGGAAACGAAAGAACAATTGCTTGCGTATTTAAAAGAAATTGAAACTTGGGAAAAGAAACAAAAAGATCTTTTTTTCTGGGAAAAACTCGGAAGAATTCCTTTTAAATTGTTAGACCGAATCACCCCAAAGTGGATTCAAAAGAAGATTGGAGAATTAGTGGATGAGTTGGGAAGCTACATTCAAACCGGCGGGAAATACTTAGTGAGTGAAGAAGCGATGTTAAAATGGATCAATCAGCTTTCTTCATATAAAAAGATTCAGTCTTTGGGAGACATCAAGAATTTACCTCTAGAAGATATGATCAAAATTTCAGAGGGGCTTGCCAAAAACCGTGCCGCATTTGCAAGTATACAAGGAGCCACTACTGGCGTCGGTGGACTGTTTTCCCTTGTTGTTGACATTCCTATGATTTTAGGAATTTCTCTTAAAACGTTGCAAGAGATTGCCATGATTTATGGGTATGACCCAAAAGATAAAAAAGAGCGCATTTTCATTGTAAAATGTTTACAATTTGCAAACGCGGACATCGTTGGAAAAGAAGCGATTTTAAAAGACTTATCAATGATAGATGAGAAATCATCCGCCGATGTCATTCAGCAGCTAAAGGGGTGGCAAGAAGTGTTTTATACGTTTCGGGATCAATTCGGCTGGAAAAAATTTTTTCAAGCGATTCCCATTGCAGGCATCCTTTTTGGCTCCATCGCGAATAAAAACATGATTGAAACCATTGCCGAAACGGGAGATATGCTTTATCGAAAAAGAAGAGTAAAAGAGCGGCTGAAAGAAATGCCTTCGCTATGA
- a CDS encoding YpjP family protein — translation MKKWLQKTLVFLVAFLTLGIITPNHSIWDSLENGQQSNRTPSADYKNVEASNDSVEKVLSDESEESPDPIDTIIQMAKEQSYIKFGSKIAPVIEDEFEQKIFPHIEKVIASTLGSLDDESKNYLTISEQPGGNYSEKIFHIANGRTGQELLRFHVRTEKRPLEGYYYNFHYHTYEDDFVTHHTIGDIYYSKNTPPKWLS, via the coding sequence TTGAAAAAGTGGTTGCAAAAAACGCTCGTATTTTTAGTCGCTTTTTTAACATTAGGGATCATCACGCCCAACCATTCAATTTGGGATTCACTGGAAAACGGTCAACAATCCAATCGAACTCCCAGCGCTGACTATAAAAATGTAGAGGCCTCAAATGATTCTGTAGAGAAAGTTCTCTCTGACGAATCGGAAGAGTCTCCGGATCCTATCGATACTATTATTCAAATGGCTAAAGAACAGTCATACATAAAATTCGGATCAAAAATCGCTCCGGTGATTGAAGATGAATTTGAACAAAAGATTTTCCCACATATCGAAAAAGTAATTGCCTCTACTTTAGGAAGCCTTGACGATGAATCGAAAAATTACTTAACGATTAGCGAACAACCTGGAGGGAATTATTCCGAGAAGATTTTTCATATAGCAAATGGCAGAACTGGCCAAGAGCTGCTCCGCTTCCATGTACGTACAGAAAAACGCCCGCTTGAGGGGTATTATTATAACTTCCATTATCATACCTATGAAGATGATTTTGTAACACATCATACAATCGGCGATATCTACTATTCGAAAAATACCCCGCCGAAATGGTTATCCTAA
- a CDS encoding PIG-L deacetylase family protein, with translation MKNKNLLVVSAHAGDFIWRAGGTIAKYVKEGANVTLIILSFGARGESNDLWNIEGQTLENVKAVRRAEIEAAAKHLGVTNYEIWDYEDYHMEITPERTLQLLQKIREVRPDIILSHGPKDAFNPDHETVSSFVFETSVLATSNGVRDVDLPCIKQAKLFGFEPHQSEISDFKPDVIVDITDTYEQKLAAMNCFKAQKHLIDYYAAKAALRGNHARRCSGKNQYKYAEAFYRFFPLVGEELI, from the coding sequence ATGAAAAACAAAAATTTATTAGTTGTTAGTGCACATGCAGGAGATTTCATTTGGCGTGCGGGAGGTACAATCGCCAAATATGTAAAAGAAGGTGCAAATGTAACATTAATTATTTTAAGTTTCGGTGCCCGCGGTGAATCCAATGACCTTTGGAATATTGAAGGGCAAACTTTAGAAAATGTTAAAGCCGTTCGCAGAGCTGAAATCGAAGCAGCTGCAAAACATCTAGGCGTAACAAATTACGAAATTTGGGATTATGAAGACTACCATATGGAAATTACACCTGAACGTACATTGCAATTGCTTCAAAAAATTCGCGAAGTGCGTCCGGACATCATTCTTTCCCACGGTCCTAAAGATGCGTTCAATCCAGACCATGAAACAGTATCCAGCTTCGTCTTTGAAACATCCGTTTTAGCTACATCAAACGGGGTTCGCGATGTGGACTTGCCATGCATTAAGCAAGCAAAATTATTCGGTTTTGAACCTCATCAATCTGAAATCAGCGACTTTAAACCAGATGTAATCGTTGATATTACAGACACTTATGAACAAAAACTAGCAGCCATGAATTGCTTCAAAGCTCAAAAACACTTAATTGATTACTATGCAGCAAAAGCAGCTTTACGTGGCAACCATGCTCGCCGCTGCTCCGGAAAGAATCAATATAAATATGCGGAAGCATTCTACCGATTCTTCCCATTAGTCGGAGAGGAGCTAATTTAA
- a CDS encoding glycerate kinase: MRILVAPDSFKGSLTSAELCRIIRNGMEKVLEAEVIEMPISDGGEGFLESICSIHPYQLEFVNAKDPLGRWIQAEMAIDYEKKTAYIEMAKSTGLTLVNEKERNPYQSFSYGVGNLILHGLDKGCRTFVIGLGGSATNDAGVGMLSELGVVFRDESGKPMTIELLEDIRKIARLDLKQVDTRLFEAEFLLATDVINPLCGENGATYIFGPQKGIKKNDLYNIDRIIFHYGTVLERQFQKELLTQEGAGAAGGMPASFLALFQTKICRGIEILIETSKLKEILPSINLVITGEGKLDQQTYNGKVIKGISDFVKPSSIPVVAICGKIELSRKELKELGLTAAFSICKGPISLEESMKEARGFVEELAENMAELIKVSM; the protein is encoded by the coding sequence ATGAGAATTTTAGTGGCGCCGGATTCCTTTAAAGGGTCGCTCACCTCGGCAGAACTGTGCCGAATAATTCGAAATGGAATGGAAAAAGTGCTGGAGGCTGAAGTGATAGAGATGCCGATTTCCGATGGAGGGGAAGGATTTTTAGAAAGCATTTGTTCCATTCATCCATATCAATTGGAATTCGTGAACGCCAAAGACCCTTTAGGAAGATGGATTCAAGCAGAAATGGCGATTGATTATGAAAAGAAAACGGCTTACATCGAAATGGCAAAAAGTACGGGATTAACCCTTGTCAACGAAAAGGAAAGAAATCCATATCAGTCTTTTAGCTATGGCGTAGGAAATTTAATTTTACATGGTTTGGACAAAGGATGCCGTACTTTTGTGATTGGACTTGGCGGCAGTGCAACCAATGATGCAGGAGTAGGAATGCTTTCAGAGCTTGGGGTGGTTTTTCGGGATGAAAGTGGAAAGCCGATGACAATCGAATTATTAGAAGATATAAGAAAAATTGCAAGACTTGATTTAAAACAGGTGGATACGCGACTCTTTGAAGCAGAGTTTCTTTTAGCAACGGATGTCATTAACCCATTATGCGGCGAAAATGGTGCCACTTATATTTTTGGACCTCAAAAAGGAATAAAAAAGAATGACTTGTACAATATAGACCGCATCATTTTTCATTATGGTACTGTGCTGGAAAGACAGTTTCAAAAGGAGCTGCTCACTCAAGAAGGAGCTGGAGCTGCGGGTGGCATGCCTGCTTCCTTTTTAGCTTTATTTCAGACAAAAATTTGTCGTGGTATTGAAATATTAATAGAAACTTCCAAATTAAAAGAGATATTACCATCGATTAATTTAGTCATTACTGGGGAAGGAAAGCTAGATCAACAAACCTATAATGGAAAAGTCATTAAAGGTATTAGCGATTTCGTTAAACCATCCTCTATTCCTGTTGTTGCAATCTGTGGTAAAATTGAATTATCTAGAAAAGAATTAAAAGAATTGGGGCTTACTGCAGCCTTTTCCATCTGCAAAGGACCAATTTCATTGGAAGAATCAATGAAAGAGGCTAGAGGATTTGTGGAAGAATTAGCTGAAAATATGGCGGAGCTAATAAAAGTATCGATGTAG
- a CDS encoding Fur family transcriptional regulator yields MNREKAWEILKAHGYKKTDKRELILSMFEATDKYLTARDLLEVLKKDYPGMSYDTIYRNLATFVELGILEETELNGEKNFRMHCEVDHHHHHFICMKCGMVKEVSLCPLEMMESLLPGYSIESHKFEIYGKCPACNV; encoded by the coding sequence ATGAATCGGGAAAAAGCTTGGGAAATATTAAAAGCCCATGGGTATAAAAAAACGGATAAACGGGAGCTCATTTTATCGATGTTTGAAGCGACCGATAAATATTTGACTGCCCGGGATTTATTGGAAGTGTTGAAAAAGGACTACCCTGGCATGAGCTATGATACGATTTATCGGAATCTAGCAACCTTTGTAGAGTTGGGTATTTTAGAAGAAACTGAATTGAATGGAGAAAAAAATTTCCGCATGCATTGTGAAGTGGATCACCATCATCACCATTTTATTTGTATGAAATGCGGAATGGTGAAAGAAGTTTCGTTATGTCCTTTGGAAATGATGGAATCCTTGCTACCAGGTTATTCCATTGAATCTCATAAATTTGAAATCTATGGAAAATGTCCGGCATGTAATGTATAA
- a CDS encoding ABC transporter substrate-binding protein: MKLKRIYFLLALILALALAGCGKDDEAAPKETDAKKSGDSYTVVDDRGVEITFDKVPETVISLQPSNTEILFELGVGDKVIGVTEYDVWPEEVQNIEKVSDTINVNLERVIELNPDVVFAYTMGGEEQVEQLESAGLKVFVIQSASSIEDVYGDIGQIAQVMGVENKGKELVEKIKGQFAELKEKTDKIEQKKKVYFEIAPAPDIWSIGSGTFQQELIEAAGIENIYRDQNGWFSISEEDIINRNPDAIITTVNYGKDPTVEIKSRQGWESVTAIQNGAVYELDANILDRPGPRIAEAAELMAKTIYPEIFE; encoded by the coding sequence ATGAAGCTGAAGAGAATCTATTTTTTACTTGCACTTATACTTGCCTTGGCATTAGCAGGCTGCGGCAAGGATGATGAAGCGGCGCCAAAAGAAACAGATGCCAAAAAATCCGGCGATTCCTATACGGTGGTGGATGACCGCGGGGTAGAAATTACATTTGATAAAGTGCCTGAAACCGTCATTTCGTTGCAGCCAAGCAATACGGAAATTTTGTTTGAATTAGGCGTGGGAGACAAAGTTATTGGTGTTACGGAATATGACGTATGGCCGGAAGAAGTGCAAAACATTGAAAAAGTATCAGACACAATCAATGTGAACTTGGAAAGGGTTATTGAATTGAATCCGGATGTGGTATTTGCCTACACAATGGGCGGAGAGGAACAAGTGGAGCAGTTGGAAAGCGCGGGATTGAAAGTGTTTGTCATCCAATCCGCCAGCTCCATCGAGGATGTGTACGGCGACATCGGACAAATTGCCCAAGTGATGGGCGTTGAAAACAAAGGTAAAGAATTGGTTGAAAAAATCAAAGGTCAATTTGCTGAACTGAAAGAAAAAACAGATAAAATAGAGCAGAAGAAAAAAGTTTATTTTGAAATCGCTCCTGCACCGGATATTTGGTCCATTGGTTCAGGCACATTCCAGCAAGAGTTAATTGAAGCAGCGGGGATTGAAAATATTTATAGAGATCAAAATGGTTGGTTTTCAATATCTGAGGAAGACATTATCAACCGCAATCCAGATGCAATTATTACAACGGTGAATTATGGCAAAGATCCAACAGTAGAAATTAAATCTCGCCAAGGTTGGGAATCTGTTACGGCTATTCAAAATGGGGCCGTTTATGAACTGGATGCGAATATTTTGGACAGACCTGGTCCACGCATTGCAGAAGCAGCCGAATTAATGGCCAAAACAATTTATCCGGAAATATTTGAATAA
- a CDS encoding AbrB/MazE/SpoVT family DNA-binding domain-containing protein, which translates to MATVTAQKWGNSLGIRIPKEVADKLGIKQGSEMILSISEKDEIITLQPKKRRKKYTLEELVSQITPENRHEEISFEIEGRELI; encoded by the coding sequence ATGGCCACGGTTACGGCACAAAAATGGGGAAACAGTTTGGGCATCCGTATACCAAAAGAGGTAGCTGATAAATTAGGTATCAAGCAAGGTTCGGAAATGATTTTAAGCATAAGTGAAAAGGATGAAATCATCACATTGCAACCGAAAAAAAGACGTAAAAAATACACTTTAGAAGAATTAGTATCACAAATCACTCCGGAGAATAGACATGAAGAAATTAGCTTTGAAATTGAGGGACGTGAATTAATTTAA
- a CDS encoding thymidylate synthase — protein MEKHPEYQYLNLLKYILENGVKKADRTGTGTISIFGYQMRFDLSKGFPLLTTKRVPFKLVASELLWFIRGDTNIRYLLEHNNHIWDEWAFKKWVESDEYDGPDMTDFGLRAARDEEFAKVLDAQMKIFHEKVLSDDEFAKKYGELGPVYGKQWRSWPGENGEAIDQLKNVIEQIKRNPDSRRLIVSAWNPAEVDDMALPPCHTLFQFYVAEGKLSCQLYQRSADVFLGVPFNIASYALLTHLIAHECGLEVGEFIHSFGDTHIYLNHLNQVKEQLSREPKALPTLKINPEKKSVFDMELEDLSIEGYDPHPAIKAPVAV, from the coding sequence TTGGAAAAACATCCAGAATATCAATATTTAAATTTGTTGAAATACATTTTAGAAAATGGTGTAAAAAAAGCCGACCGCACTGGAACTGGTACAATCAGCATTTTTGGCTATCAAATGCGCTTTGATTTAAGCAAAGGATTTCCACTCCTTACAACGAAAAGAGTTCCGTTTAAATTGGTGGCGAGCGAATTGTTATGGTTCATCAGAGGAGATACAAATATCCGTTATTTGCTTGAGCATAATAACCATATCTGGGATGAATGGGCGTTTAAAAAATGGGTGGAATCCGATGAATACGACGGTCCGGATATGACAGACTTCGGACTTCGCGCAGCCCGGGATGAAGAATTTGCGAAAGTGTTGGATGCGCAAATGAAAATCTTCCATGAAAAAGTGCTTTCGGATGATGAATTTGCGAAAAAATATGGGGAATTAGGTCCGGTTTATGGCAAACAATGGAGAAGCTGGCCTGGAGAAAATGGGGAAGCGATTGACCAATTAAAAAATGTCATTGAGCAAATCAAACGAAATCCAGATTCCCGCCGTTTGATTGTTTCTGCTTGGAATCCTGCTGAAGTGGATGACATGGCGCTTCCTCCTTGCCACACGCTATTCCAATTTTACGTGGCGGAAGGGAAGCTGTCTTGCCAATTATATCAACGCAGTGCAGATGTGTTTTTAGGCGTGCCGTTTAATATTGCTTCTTATGCTTTGTTGACGCACTTGATTGCCCATGAATGCGGACTTGAAGTGGGCGAATTTATTCACAGCTTTGGTGATACGCATATTTATTTAAACCATTTAAACCAAGTGAAAGAACAGCTTTCAAGAGAACCGAAAGCTCTTCCTACTTTAAAAATCAACCCTGAGAAAAAATCCGTCTTTGATATGGAGCTTGAAGATTTATCCATTGAAGGATATGACCCGCATCCTGCTATTAAGGCACCGGTGGCGGTTTGA
- a CDS encoding DUF1932 domain-containing protein, with the protein MTTPSVGFIGYGEAAYLISQGLKQEGIESIYAFDVNANHPSLGAVIQQRAKENGVELVNSLKELMEKSNYVFCATSAKVALPIAKEVAPYLTEKHVYIDINASSPMVKEAIAEVLENTGAAFVDVAVMDSVPLWKHQVPMFISGTGAKVFEEFASSYNMKVTFISEKAGSSSAIKMFRSIFMKGFSALLIETIQSSSIYGVSDIVLESLNNSVTKRPLEETANLLLNRTSIHVERRVSEMSEVISTLEMLNVDATMSKAIKEKLQMLVDLKVREILNNQAPEHYSTLIDILNNATEKHS; encoded by the coding sequence ATGACAACACCATCCGTCGGTTTTATTGGATATGGCGAAGCTGCCTACTTGATTTCCCAAGGATTAAAACAAGAAGGAATTGAATCCATTTATGCGTTTGATGTCAATGCCAATCATCCATCTTTAGGCGCCGTCATCCAACAACGGGCTAAAGAAAATGGTGTTGAATTGGTGAATTCTTTGAAAGAGTTAATGGAAAAAAGCAATTATGTGTTTTGTGCAACTAGTGCTAAAGTGGCGCTTCCGATAGCAAAGGAAGTGGCTCCTTATTTGACAGAAAAGCATGTATATATTGACATCAATGCTTCCTCCCCTATGGTGAAGGAAGCAATTGCAGAAGTTTTAGAAAATACTGGTGCAGCCTTTGTTGATGTGGCGGTAATGGACAGCGTGCCGTTATGGAAGCACCAAGTGCCGATGTTTATCAGCGGTACAGGAGCAAAAGTTTTTGAAGAATTTGCTTCTTCGTATAATATGAAGGTTACTTTTATTAGCGAAAAAGCCGGCAGTTCATCGGCCATAAAAATGTTTAGAAGCATTTTCATGAAAGGTTTTTCCGCGCTGCTCATTGAAACGATTCAATCTAGCAGCATCTATGGAGTATCTGACATCGTGCTGGAGTCGCTTAATAATTCTGTGACAAAACGCCCTTTGGAAGAAACGGCCAATTTATTATTGAACCGTACATCCATACATGTAGAGCGCCGCGTTTCTGAAATGAGCGAAGTCATCAGTACCCTTGAAATGTTAAATGTAGATGCAACTATGTCTAAAGCAATTAAAGAAAAATTGCAGATGCTTGTGGATTTAAAAGTACGAGAAATTTTAAATAACCAAGCTCCAGAACATTATTCAACATTAATTGATATCTTGAATAATGCGACAGAAAAACATTCTTAA